From the Castor canadensis chromosome 9, mCasCan1.hap1v2, whole genome shotgun sequence genome, one window contains:
- the LOC109675404 gene encoding LOW QUALITY PROTEIN: rho guanine nucleotide exchange factor 5-like (The sequence of the model RefSeq protein was modified relative to this genomic sequence to represent the inferred CDS: inserted 3 bases in 3 codons; deleted 4 bases in 2 codons; substituted 5 bases at 5 genomic stop codons) has protein sequence MIEQVSGEEREQQQNQEQIQDDVMLQGQGEKEGLSGEMEGFDYEEWGQEDRERRTQGQGGPEDWVQGKRMLRELEEGSMDFQYAENQSVVGKSEEVTGKQDQGQRQKVISVQETEEEAGSNEEEPGNGGGQGAAEGERSIEEKEHHSPSPLAVVAAEVLSPCDFFPDVSYPMAQIPGTQTEPRPEELTPRALIHTVEPTVCSPQPISLAGSFAPGESLDNQIAQDLQQEGSELRKRTVSTQSTEVVSANPSVTSPGTPDSAPFSPAEVSPITTALSSSSLQVXFPRGETPRASLSTDNLPPCEVSESSLAAIHGFTLAEATIDLCASSARASPHSPTTSCSGATQHLRSNSFPGSHRTEQQIPDLVGRSLSFSHSELPQRPPKPAIYGSVIPRRDRRRDCGIISESPTSLSTLRQDSEEFTLNPERPRSPHDSQLWTSPHNSTFATGYPAYSSSPSTVSMDMRIHEPLPPPPLQKRHIYPSIMERDGPVHTVTPILKRGSLSPPPLVLSSGFHGPPTGPLLEVPDPLMVRQHRCLSSTPDGTHQNQASVPPRLKYNKPLPPTPDFPQHQHFPISSNISRIYRPLPPIPIMDPFTEPPPLPPKTRGRSRSTQVGLLNSADQAKQRPVGQDWTVSTPRSAGCTSWPPATGKSMESLSSTSRSKSEVSPGMAFSNMSNLXSPSSPTTPWTPELQRSTSKVEPGRSGESDAPAKLLLRRSAPEEGANGLRRSDLGPTRQPEKPSHPQLEKASSCPHRRDLGRPPEGSSGQVGLSEGPSKQKGWKHXGLRRPSILPEGSSDSRSPVMGRSPGPSEVVVFREKKPKEGTGGFSRRCSKLINSSQLLYQEYSDVFLNKEIQSQQRLDSLSETSGLASPRQPRKGLVSSESYLQHLSMASSGSLWQEIPVVCNSTVLLSMTHEDQKLQEAKFELIVSEASYLRSLNIAVDHFQHSTQLRATLSNQDHQWLFSRLQDVRDVSTMFLSDLEENFENNIFSFQVCDVVLNHAPDFRRVYLPYVTNQTYQERTFQNLMNSNSSFXEVLEKLESDPICQRLSLKSFLILPFQRITRLKVLLQNILKRTQPGSSEEAEATKAHHALEELIXDCNNNVQRMRRTEELIYLSQKIEFECKIFPLISQSRWLVKSGELTALEFSVSPGLXRKLNTCPVHLHLFNDCLLLSRPXEGSRFLVFDHAPFSSIRGEKCQMKLHGPHKNLFRLFLRHNAQGTQAEFLFCTETXSEKLQWISALAMPREKLDPLECYDSPQVQGLRAYKPRKNDELALEKADVVMVTQQSSDGWLEGVRLSDGERGWFPVPQVEFISNPEVHARNLKEAHRVKTAKLQLVEQQA, from the exons ATGATCGAGCAGGTCAGTGGTGAAGAGAGAGAACAGCAGCAAAACCAGGAACAGATACAAGATGATGTGATGCTTCAGGgacaaggagagaaagaggggctCAGTGGGGAAATGGAAGGTTTTGATTATGAAGAGTGGGGTCAAGAGGATAGGGAGAGGAGGACTCAGGGTCAGGGAGGTCCAGAAGACTGGGTACAGGGGAAGAGGATGTTGAGGGAGTTGGAAGAGGGTAGTATGGACTTTCAATATGCAGAGAATCAAAGCGTAGTGGGGAAATCAGAGGAAGTAACAGGAAAGCAAGATCAGGGTCAAAGGCAGAAAGTGATTTCAGTACAGGAGACTGAGGAGGAGGCGGGGTCAAATGAGGAGGAGCCAGGGAATGGAGGTGGGCAGGGGGCAGCGGAAGGAGAGAGGAGCATTGAAGAAAAGGAACATCACAGTCCTTCACCACTAGCTGTGGTAGCTGCTGAAGTCCTCTCTCCCTGTGACTTTTTTCCAGATGTCTCTTATCCCATGGCTCAGATTCCTGGGACTCAGACAGAGCCCAGGCCTGAAGAACTGACCCCCAGAGCTCTAATTCACACAGTAGAGCCAACAGTGTGTTCTCCCCAGCCCATTTCTCTAGCTGGTTCCTTTGCTCCTGGGGAATCACTTGACAACCAAATAGCTCAAGACCTCCAGCAAGAAGGATCCGAGCTGAGGAAGAGGACGGTGTCCACCCAGAGCACTGAAGTGGTCTCTGCCAATCCATCTGTGACTTCTCCAGGGACCCCAGATTCAGCTCCTTTCAGTCCTGCTGAAGTTTCCCCCATCACAACTGCCTTATCATCTTCCAGTCTCCAAG CCTTTCCTAGGGGGGAGACTCCAAGAGCTTCTCTCTCAACTGACAACCTACCTCCTTGTGAGGTATCAGAGAGTTCCCTGGCTGCCATCCATGGTTTCACCCTAGCAGAGGCCACCATAGACCTGTGTGCCAGCTCTGCCAGGGCCAGCCCTCATAGC CCCACCACCAGTTGCTCTGGGGCTACCCAACATCTGAGGAGTAACTCCTTCCCTGGATCTCACAGGACAGAGCAGCAGATTCCAGACCTGGTGGGAAGgtcactttctttctctcattcagAGTTACCTCAGAGGCCCCCCAAACCTGCCATCTATGGTTCTGTGATCCCAAGAAGGGACAGGAGAAGGGACTGTGGCATCATTTCAGAATCTCCAACTTCATTATCTACTCTAAGGCAGGACTCTGAAGAATTCACTTTAAATCCAGAGAGGCCCAGAAGTCCTCATGACAGCCAGCTATGGACCTCCCCCCACAATTCAACTTTTGCCACAGGATATCCTGCATATAGTTCTTCCCCATCCACTGTCTCCATGGATATGAGAATCCATGAACCTTTGCCCCCTCCTCCCTTACAGAAGAGGCACATCTATCCTTCCATCATGGAGAGAGATGGCCCTGTTCACACAGTGACCCCCATACTGAAGAGGGGGTCA CTTAGTCCTCCTCCATTAGTCCTAAGTTCAGGGTTTCATGGTCCCCCTACAGGCCCACTTCTCGAAGTTCCTGACCCCCTTATGGTAAGGCAGCACCGATGTCTATCATCCACCCCAGACGGTACCCACCAAAATCAGGCCTCTGTCCCCCCTAGGCTAAAATATAACAAACCATTACCCCCAACTCCTGACTTTCCCCAGCACcaacattttcccatttcttctaaTATCTCAAGGATATACAGGCCTCTACCCCCTATCCCCATCATGGATCCTTTCACTGAACCACCCCCCTTGCCCCCAAAGACTCGGGGAAGGAGTAGGAGCACTCAGGTGGGTCTTCTGAATTCAGCAGATCAAGCCAAACAAAGACCTGTTGGTCAAGACTGGACAGTCTCTACTCCCCGGTCTGCTGGATGTACTTCCTGGCCCCCAGCCACCGGGAAATCAATGGAGTCCTTGTCTTCCACAAGTAGGAGTAAGAGTGAGGTGTCCCCCGGCATGGCTTTCAGCAATATGTCAAACC CTAGCCCCTCTTCCCCTACTACTCCCTGGACTCCAGAGCTCCAAAGATCTACAAGTAAGGTGGAACCAGGACGCTCAGGAGAGTCTGACGCCCCTGCAAAATTACTGTTGAGAAGATCAGCCCCTGAGGAAGGAGCCAATGGTCTACGGAGGTCAGATCTAGGCCCAACAAGGCAGCCAGAAAAGCCCAGCCATCCCCAGCTAGAGAAGGCATCCAGTTGTCCCCACAGGCGGGACCTAGGGAGACCACCAGAGGGCAGCAGTGGACAGGTTGGCCTTAGCGAGGGGCCCAGCAAGCAGAAGGGCTGGAAGCACTAAGGCCTGCGCAGACCTTCCATCTTACCTGAAGGCTCTTCAGATTCAAGAAGTCCAGTCATGGGAAGATCCCCTGGTCCCTCAGAAGTGGTTGTTTTTCGAGAGAAGAAACCAAAGGAGGGGACAGGAGGCTTTTCAAGACGCTGCTCCAAGCTCATCAACTCTTCCCAGCTACTTTACCAGGAATACAGCGATGTTTTTTTGAACAAGGAGATTCAGAGCCAGCAGCGGCTGGACAGCCTGTCTGAGACATCCGGGCTCGCCTCCCCCCGGCAGCCTCGAAAGGGCCTGGTGTCCTCAGAGTCCTACCTGCAACACCTCTCTATGGCCTCCAGTGGCTCCCTCTGGCAGGAAATTCCTGTGGTGTGCAATAGCACTGTACTGCTTTCCATGACCCACGAAGACCAAAAACTGCAAGAGGCCAAGTTTGAGCTGATCGTATCGGAGGCGTCATATCTGCGCAGTCTCAACATTGCTGTGGATCATTTCCAACATTCAACACAACTCCGGGCCACCCTCTCCAACCAGGACCACCAATGGCTCTTCTCTCGTTTACAGGATGTTCGAGATGTCAGCACCATGTTCCTTTCAGACCTAGAAGAAAACTTCGAGAACAACATCTTCTCCTTCCAAGTGTGTGATGTGGTTCTAAACCATGCCCCAGACTTCCGCCGGGTCTATCTGCCTTATGTCACCAACCAGACCTATCAAGAACGTACTTTTCAAAACTTAATGAATAGCAACAGCAGTTTCTGAGAAGTCTTGGAGAAGCTGGAGAGCGACCCCATCTGCCAACGCCTTTCCCTCAAGTCCTTTCTCATTCTGCCCTTCCAGCGCATTACTCGTCTCAAGGTGCTACTTCAGAACATTCTCAAGAGAACACAGCCTGGCTCCTCAGAGGAAGCAGAGGCCACGAAGGCACACCATGCCCTGGAGGAGCTGATCTGAGACTGTAATAATAATGTCCAGAGAATGCGACGAACAGAGGAGCTGATCTACTTGAGCCAGAAGATTGAGTTTGAGTGCAAAATATTTCCACTCATTTCCCAATCTCGCTGGTTAGTGAAGAGTGGGGAGCTGACAGCCCTTGAGTTCAGTGTCTCCCCAGGACTGTGAAGAAAATTGAACACCTGTCCAGTCCACCTGCACCTCTTCAATGACTGTCTGTTGCTGTCTCGGCCCTGAGAAGGTAGCCGGTTCCTGGTATTTGACCATGCTCCCTTCTCCTCCATCCGGGGGGAGAAGTGTCAAATGAAGCTACATGGACCACACAAAAACCTTTTCCGCCTCTTCCTGCGGCACAACGCACAGGGCACCCAGGCCGAGTTTCTCTTCTGCACCGAGA TAAGTGAAAAGCTTCAATGGATCTCAGCCTTGGCCATGCCAAGAGAGAAGTTGGACCCGCTGGAATGCTATGACTCCCCACAAGTCCAGGGTCTTCGAGCCTACAAGCCCCGCAAGAATGACGAGCTGGCACTAGAGAAGGCGGATGTGGTGATGGTGACTCAGCAAAGCAGTGATGGCTGGCTGGAGGGAGTGAGACTTTCTGATGGAGAGCGAGGCTGGTTCCCTGTGCCACAAGTGGAGTTCATTTCCAACCCAGAGGTCCATGCACGGAACCTGAAGGAAGCCCATCGAGTCAAAACTGCCAAACTACAGCTGGTGGAACAGCAAGCTTAG